The Accipiter gentilis chromosome 14, bAccGen1.1, whole genome shotgun sequence genome contains a region encoding:
- the MAFB gene encoding transcription factor MafB isoform X1 → MAGELSIGAELPTSPLAMEYVNDFDLMKFDVKKEPLGRNDRSGRHCTRLQPAGSVSSTPISTPCSSVPSSPSFSPTEQKTHLEDLYWMANSYQQMNPEALNLTPEDAVEALIGSHQVSQQLQGFESFRAHHHHHHHHHQHHHQYPAVTHEDLAGSGHPHHHHHHHHQASPTPSTSSSSSQQLQNSHQQHPPSSSVEDRFSDDQLVSMSVRELNRHLRGFTKDEVIRLKQKRRTLKNRGYAQSCRYKRVQQKHHLENEKTQLIQQVEQLKQEVTRLARERDAYKLKCEKLASNGFREAGSTSDNPSSPEFFMSVKGFTLH, encoded by the exons ATGGCCGGAGAGCTCAGCATCGGAGCCGAGCTGCCCACTAGCCCCCTGGCCATGGAGTACGTCAACGACTTCGACCTGATGAAGTTCGACGTGAAGAAGGAGCCCCTGGGCAGGAACGACCGCTCGGGCAGGCACTGCACCCGCCTGCAGCCCGCCGGCTCCGTCTCCTCCACCCCCATCAGCACCCCCTGCAGCTCCGTGCCCTCCTCGCCCAGCTTCAGCCCCACCGAGCAGAAGACCCACTTGGAGGACCTGTACTGGATGGCCAACAGCTACCAGCAGATGAACCCCGAGGCGCTGAACCTCACCCCGGAGGACGCCGTCGAAGCCCTCATTGGGTCCCACCAGGTGTCCCAGCAGCTGCAAGGCTTTGAGAGCTTCCgggcccaccaccaccaccatcaccaccatcacCAACACCACCACCAGTACCCCGCAGTCACTCACGAAGACCTGGCCGGCAGCGGGcaccctcaccaccaccaccatcatcaccACCAGGCCTCTCCCactccctccacctcctccagctcctcccagcagctccagaacTCGCACCAGCAGCATCCCCCCTCCAGCAGCGTGGAGGACCGGTTCTCGGATGACCAGCTGGTCTCCATGTCCGTGAGGGAGCTCAACAGGCACCTCCGAGGCTTCACCAAAGACGAGGTGATCCGCCTCAAGCAGAAGAGGAGGACCTTGAAGAACAGGGGCTATGCCCAGTCCTGCAGGTATAAACGTGTCCAGCAGAAACACCACCTGGAGAACGAAAAGACCCAGCTCATTCAGCAGGTGGAACAGCTCAAGCAAGAAGTGACCCGGCTCGCCAGAGAGAGAGATGCCTACAAGCTCAAGTGTGAGAAACTTGCCAGCAATGGCTTCAGAGAGGCCGGCTCCACCAGTGACAACCCATCTTCCCCCGAGTTCTTCAT gtcAGTAAAAGGATTTACGTTGCACTGA
- the MAFB gene encoding transcription factor MafB isoform X2: MAGELSIGAELPTSPLAMEYVNDFDLMKFDVKKEPLGRNDRSGRHCTRLQPAGSVSSTPISTPCSSVPSSPSFSPTEQKTHLEDLYWMANSYQQMNPEALNLTPEDAVEALIGSHQVSQQLQGFESFRAHHHHHHHHHQHHHQYPAVTHEDLAGSGHPHHHHHHHHQASPTPSTSSSSSQQLQNSHQQHPPSSSVEDRFSDDQLVSMSVRELNRHLRGFTKDEVIRLKQKRRTLKNRGYAQSCRYKRVQQKHHLENEKTQLIQQVEQLKQEVTRLARERDAYKLKCEKLASNGFREAGSTSDNPSSPEFFMPYPEAQ, encoded by the coding sequence ATGGCCGGAGAGCTCAGCATCGGAGCCGAGCTGCCCACTAGCCCCCTGGCCATGGAGTACGTCAACGACTTCGACCTGATGAAGTTCGACGTGAAGAAGGAGCCCCTGGGCAGGAACGACCGCTCGGGCAGGCACTGCACCCGCCTGCAGCCCGCCGGCTCCGTCTCCTCCACCCCCATCAGCACCCCCTGCAGCTCCGTGCCCTCCTCGCCCAGCTTCAGCCCCACCGAGCAGAAGACCCACTTGGAGGACCTGTACTGGATGGCCAACAGCTACCAGCAGATGAACCCCGAGGCGCTGAACCTCACCCCGGAGGACGCCGTCGAAGCCCTCATTGGGTCCCACCAGGTGTCCCAGCAGCTGCAAGGCTTTGAGAGCTTCCgggcccaccaccaccaccatcaccaccatcacCAACACCACCACCAGTACCCCGCAGTCACTCACGAAGACCTGGCCGGCAGCGGGcaccctcaccaccaccaccatcatcaccACCAGGCCTCTCCCactccctccacctcctccagctcctcccagcagctccagaacTCGCACCAGCAGCATCCCCCCTCCAGCAGCGTGGAGGACCGGTTCTCGGATGACCAGCTGGTCTCCATGTCCGTGAGGGAGCTCAACAGGCACCTCCGAGGCTTCACCAAAGACGAGGTGATCCGCCTCAAGCAGAAGAGGAGGACCTTGAAGAACAGGGGCTATGCCCAGTCCTGCAGGTATAAACGTGTCCAGCAGAAACACCACCTGGAGAACGAAAAGACCCAGCTCATTCAGCAGGTGGAACAGCTCAAGCAAGAAGTGACCCGGCTCGCCAGAGAGAGAGATGCCTACAAGCTCAAGTGTGAGAAACTTGCCAGCAATGGCTTCAGAGAGGCCGGCTCCACCAGTGACAACCCATCTTCCCCCGAGTTCTTCAT
- the MAFB gene encoding transcription factor MafB isoform X3, whose amino-acid sequence MAGELSIGAELPTSPLAMEYVNDFDLMKFDVKKEPLGRNDRSGRHCTRLQPAGSVSSTPISTPCSSVPSSPSFSPTEQKTHLEDLYWMANSYQQMNPEALNLTPEDAVEALIGSHQVSQQLQGFESFRAHHHHHHHHHQHHHQYPAVTHEDLAGSGHPHHHHHHHHQASPTPSTSSSSSQQLQNSHQQHPPSSSVEDRFSDDQLVSMSVRELNRHLRGFTKDEVIRLKQKRRTLKNRGYAQSCRYKRVQQKHHLENEKTQLIQQVEQLKQEVTRLARERDAYKLKCEKLASNGFREAGSTSDNPSSPEFFM is encoded by the coding sequence ATGGCCGGAGAGCTCAGCATCGGAGCCGAGCTGCCCACTAGCCCCCTGGCCATGGAGTACGTCAACGACTTCGACCTGATGAAGTTCGACGTGAAGAAGGAGCCCCTGGGCAGGAACGACCGCTCGGGCAGGCACTGCACCCGCCTGCAGCCCGCCGGCTCCGTCTCCTCCACCCCCATCAGCACCCCCTGCAGCTCCGTGCCCTCCTCGCCCAGCTTCAGCCCCACCGAGCAGAAGACCCACTTGGAGGACCTGTACTGGATGGCCAACAGCTACCAGCAGATGAACCCCGAGGCGCTGAACCTCACCCCGGAGGACGCCGTCGAAGCCCTCATTGGGTCCCACCAGGTGTCCCAGCAGCTGCAAGGCTTTGAGAGCTTCCgggcccaccaccaccaccatcaccaccatcacCAACACCACCACCAGTACCCCGCAGTCACTCACGAAGACCTGGCCGGCAGCGGGcaccctcaccaccaccaccatcatcaccACCAGGCCTCTCCCactccctccacctcctccagctcctcccagcagctccagaacTCGCACCAGCAGCATCCCCCCTCCAGCAGCGTGGAGGACCGGTTCTCGGATGACCAGCTGGTCTCCATGTCCGTGAGGGAGCTCAACAGGCACCTCCGAGGCTTCACCAAAGACGAGGTGATCCGCCTCAAGCAGAAGAGGAGGACCTTGAAGAACAGGGGCTATGCCCAGTCCTGCAGGTATAAACGTGTCCAGCAGAAACACCACCTGGAGAACGAAAAGACCCAGCTCATTCAGCAGGTGGAACAGCTCAAGCAAGAAGTGACCCGGCTCGCCAGAGAGAGAGATGCCTACAAGCTCAAGTGTGAGAAACTTGCCAGCAATGGCTTCAGAGAGGCCGGCTCCACCAGTGACAACCCATCTTCCCCCGAGTTCTTCATGTGA